The sequence ATATTTCTGCCGGGACAGCATCGAGGAACACTAACAGCGAGCTCGTTGGCAAAACGCTGACCTTCACGATAATCCTGGATAAGATCCTCGGATTGATAGAAACTTCCCCTCAAGGCCTAATTGCTGTACCAGGCGATAGTCATGTGTTGCTTTATTGGACCAAGCCTTATACGGATGCTGGAAGCAACATCAACATCGATTATTATGTTGTCTATCAGAATGGAACGGTCCTTTCTGGTAATGCCAAAGGGCTTTTCATGAATGTTACCAACCTTACAAACGGTATGACTTATTATTTTGCTGTGGCTGCACATAACTCAAATGGAATAGGCCTCCGATCTGAACAGGTGTTCTCAACTCCAAACAAGATTCCTACTGCTCCTTCTGGGTTAACCTTTGCTTCGTCCAAGTCCTCAATGAATCTGAATTGGGGGGGAGTATCGTTGTCTACTTCCTATAACATCTACCGGGGGAACAGTAGTGATTCGATGATATTGATAGGGCATTGCGCCTTGACTGGGTATAACGACCCAACAGTCAGACCGGGCTCAACATATTATTACTCAGTGAGTGCCATTAACTCAGCTGGAGAAGGTCCAAGAAGTGAAGCGTTGAAAGGAACAACGCTAACAACGTTGAAAGGAACGATCGTGAACGCATATGGTCTTCCACTATCCGGCATAACCGTCACATTGGAGAACGGTACAAGCACTCAGACAAATATTACAGGAGGTTATGAGTTTGCAGTATCACCAGGCACTCATGAGCTCACAATAAGCGGCTCAGGCATCCAGACTATGAAAGTCCCCGTCAACGCTCAAAACCAAGGCTCAACCATCGGCCCAATAACGACTAGTGCTGACACAAATATGTCAACGCTATCGACGATGGCGTTAGTCGTGATTGCCGTTTCCGTAATCATCATCGCCATCGTGGTAATTGCGATGTATGCCCGTCGAAGAGGGAAATAAGGATTATTTACAATGTCTGAATGGACACTGTACATATCCATGATGTAAACCGTGGTCAGATCAGAGAGCACTCTAATTCTGGCTCTGCCTGCCCCCAATCCAACACGATTGGGTATTCTGCCCATCTTTAACTGTTTCCATCGAACGGACCCGACTGAAGATGACTGGGTCAGTGATCTCATATGCCTGTCCGAGGAATATTGGTATCCGTTTCGCCACCGGGGTCCGGCCGTCCGAGCTCAGACTGGCCCATTATGAGGACCTGAAGCTTAGGAAGATGACCCTCTATGTCAGGCACCCGAAAGGTGAAGGTAACTGGGCATCACCGCAGGACGTCGAGATCATACGTGCTGATATGATCCCCTTCATTGAGCAATATCTGAGGGAGCGGAAGGAATGGATAAAGAGCCACGGACTGACCCAAGCAACTCCACTTTTCCCCAGTCTCGGAGAGAGAGGGGATGCACTGGGCTTTTACAGCGCAAACGGTTTCAGACTGATCAAGAAGAAGATAGAAGTGATCTCCGGAGTCGAGTTCAAGCTCAAGGACTTCCGATCGACCCTAACCTCGATCACCGTCAACGGAGATCTCAGCAGATTGCCTGCAATGTCGGCTCAATTGAGGCATGCAAGCGTAGCAACTACCCAAAAAAGCTACTTCGCAATGGAGAGGGGAGTTGCGGGCAAACAGCTACGGGATGCATGGAAAGAGCATCCCATAGCCAGCTCAATAAAGCACGAAAAGGCCGTTATTGACCAAAATCGTCACTTGCCTGGATATGGATAATGGTGGGTCTGCCCGAATTTGAATCGGGGTCTCAGGCTCCCAAAGCCCGAAGGATGGACCAAGCTACCCCACAAACCCATTTGAGCCGCTAAACGCACAACTAATCAATAAAGGTTGCTGATGCAGGTTCCTATGGATGCACTCCTCGTTATACAAACTGAAAGAATAATATAGCTGCCTGGCCGTCCCTTGAAGGATGCGTAGGCTAGTTATCATCGCAATCACGATGGTGGTCATTATAGCCTTGGTCATGGCGGGATCGTTCATCCTGTTCATGAATCCGCGGACTCCCAACGGATTCGAGGTCAGTTCGCTCCGCGCCCCTACCATTGTCATCGAATCGCCGGTCGAACGTGTCCATCACACCGGGTCGAATGGCAACTCCCCGGTCAATCTCGGTCTGAATTGGACCATAACCCCTATCTATGCTGGATACGGCGGGGTCATTGACATCACCGCAATGAACTATGAATCCACGCAGGTCTATGTCTACGCCGTTGGATTGTCCTGGAAAGGCACCTCGATCGAGACCTGGCGTAATGTGTCCGTGACGATTTCTGGATACCAGCATGCGTCGCTTGGAATGCTGTTCTTCAAGGCCCCGGCAAATATCACCGGCGGCTACTATTCGATCAAACTGAAGGCCGAGGTAAAGGTCAGCGGCGGTATAGGCTGGAACGACATCGGGGCTTACAAGATCACAGAGGATAGGTATGCCGAGATAGTCAAGCCGCTTACCTACCTGGATCATACAACGGCCACCAATACTCCCGTTTACTATTCCAAGGTCAACAAACGTATCGACATGGGAGCCACCCAAACCATCGTCTCCAATATCCTGACCAACAATTCCAACATCTATAGCATCCAAGCAGTGGCGGATGCATTCGATTGGGTACGTGATCATATCGTCTACACCAACGATCCAAATGATTATTGGCAATCGGCGACCGAGACCCTGTCTTGGCGCACCGGCGATTGCGAGGATTATGCGATATTGTTGGCATCGATGATCGATCAGATGGGGGGAAATGCCCGGGTGAACATAATCGATGGCCATGCGTTCGCCACGGTCTTCGTTGGATCCGATGCAAGCGTCATCGGCAACGTGACCGAGGCAATATCCTCCCATTACCAGACCGATGTCCCCGTCCATTTCCTTAACGATACCACCGGTTATTGGATGGTCATCGATCCCACCGGGTTCCCCTATGCCGGAGGACTGGCAACCCTTTCCGGTCCGGTCCTATACAATGCGAACCACAACTGGTCCTTCGATTCAAGCACCTGGCTGTCCCAAGTCGACGCCACCGGTTCGACCGAGGACACCGGTCTATTTCCGTTCCAGACAAAACTTTAAAGATGTTTTGAGGTGAGGATCTCAAGCACCGCTTTGTGGATGGACTGGCTTGAATTGAACCTGGGAGACCATCCCTTGGACTTCAGGTGCTCCACGTCCAGGCGCATCAATTTCACATCGCCTATCCAGCCGCGGCCGCCCTGGACCCCTCCGGTCCAATCGTACCTGACGTTTCCCAGCTTCATGCCGTTGACCACTGAGTCCGCGATCCCCTTCACGTCCAATGTGTCCTCGGACCCGATGTTGTAGATCTCGACCTTGGACGTCGCCTTCTTTGCCCCCGTCAGCATGCCGTCAACGCAATCGGACACGTGGACGTAGGACTTGTTCGTGCCCGGTTCGACCCCCAGTATCTCCAGCCGGCTGGAATCCTTTTCCAGTTTGTGGATGAAGTCATGGAGGACGTTATGCGTGCTCCTGGAACCGACGACGTTCGCAAAGCGGTAGATGACCGCTTCCATGTCGAACGTGTACGCGTAGGACGATATCAGGGCCTCACAGGCAAGCTTCGAAGCCCCGTAGATACTGATCGGGACCAGCGGCCCGTAATCCTCCCTGGTGGGGATCTGGGTGGCCTCGCCGTAGATCGTCGATGTGGAAGGGAAGGCGATGTTCTTGACCTTGAGCTCCTTCATCGCCTCCAGAACTCGGAACGTGGCTTCGATGTTCTGTTCGAAATGCGTACGGGTGTTGGAAGGTCCCTGCCGGACGTCTGGGTTGGCCGCAAAATGGAATACCGCATCGCACCCTTCCATGGCCGGGGCGATATCGTTCTTGAGCAGGTCCAGTTTGACGAACCTGAACCGGTCTGAGCGTTGTGCCTCGGTCAGGAACTCCATCTTGCCGGCGGATAGATTGTCGACGCCGACCACCTCATTGCCGTTGCGCAACAGCGCGTCGACCATGTGGCTGCCGATGAAACCGGCGCAACCCGTGACAAAGATCCTGCGGCCTTCCAGCCGCATCATTTGTTGTCCCCCATCCTCCATTTGAGCTGCTCGACCAGCTTATTGATGGCGATGCCCCGGTGGGAGATCTTGTTCTTCTCGTCCATGTCCATCTCCGCGAAGGTCTTGGTCGAACCGTCGGGGACGAACACCGGATCAAAGCCGAATCCGCCCTTCCCCCTCTCGGTGTAATCGATCCATCCCTGGCAGGCTCCTTTGACAAAGATGCGGCCCACGTCCTGGATGCTGCACCCGATCACGCACTCGAAGTGCGCGCCCCTTTCCGGTTCCCTGTCCAGGAGCTTGATTATGCCCTTGGACCCGATGGTCTTGAACGCGTAAGAGGAGTAGACTCCGGGAAAACCATCGTAGTTGTGCAGGAACAGTCCTGAATCGTCCAGTATGAAGTCGGTCTTCCCCATGAGCTCGACCTGGGCCACGCAGCTCTTCACCACTTCCTCCAGTGTATCGGTCTGGATCTCATCGCATTCCACGTCGAGCTGGGTCACCTTGAAGCCCAAAGGTTCCAACCCGGCCTTGAATTCCTGCATCTTGCCTTTGTTAGACGTTACGATGGCCATCTCTCTCATGTGTATCTCCCCCGGTCCTCTATCTCCTTGATCTTTTTCAGAACCTCGTTCCCCCGTTCGAAATTGGAGTGGTAGGAATCGAGAATGACATCATACATGGGCAGTATCTTGGAATGGGCCGACTGGAACGCCTCATGGAGGAGGTGCAGGTCGACCCCCATCTCCTCGATCATGGCATTGCGCGTGCCAAGGGAAAGGTCGATGAACCATATCTTGCCGTCACGGAGGATCATGTTCGAGGTGGTTAGGTCCCCATGGGTGAGCGAGGCTTTGTGCAGCAACGCCACTAGCCTCCCGATCTCCTTGCATACTTCACTGCAGGTTCCCTCATCGGCACTATCGAGGACGTCCTTGACCCTCTCCCCCTCGATCTCCTCCATGACGATCTTCCCGTTCTTCAGGTCGATGTCATAGATGATCGGGGTCGGGACCCCGTTCCTCCTGGCATCCTGGATCAAGCGTGCCTCGTTCTTGGTGCGGGACACCTTGATGGAAGCGTCCAGATCGGGATGGCGATAGCCCTTGGTCACCCTGCTCTTGATTATGACCTTCCGCCCCATCCAAACATCACGGGCGATCACGGCCTCCGCGCCACGTCTGATGACTTCCACGGCCGAGAAAACCAGTGCTCGATGTAATAACCTTTTGCATGCCGTCATGCCGTCGTCATTAGGATAATGTCCTTTTTGCCGGAGAACCGGTTCAGGGTCCGGCATCACCCGCCCCGATCGGCTTGACAGCCTCCCGCTCCTTGGCCGTTGTCGGCAGATTCCCTTCCTCCGACCCGCCCTCATTCGCATGGAACCGATGCAGGGTCGCTCCCAGGTCCCTCACCTTCTCGATGTGGAAATCCTCCGGGAAGGCCGTTTGCATCGACGGCATGAGATACCTCTCATCCAGCAAAACCATGGCAGCTCGGTCGAACTCGCTGCGGATGGCCCTGCCGGCGGCCTGCAGTACGCGGGAGACCGCCGGGTATGTCGATACGTATAAGATCGCTTTCCTTGCGCCGTATCTCTTCTCATAGCGGGACTTCATGACCTCTCCCTCCATGGTAGGTGGTGAGAATGGGAAACCCGCCACCACGATGGAGGACAGAAGGTTGTCATTGAAATTGACCCCTTCCGCAAAGGAACCGCCGATCGTTGCCATGAGCAGTGCGTTCCTGTCCCTTCTAAGGTCGGAGATCATGGCCTCCTTCTCGTTCTTCCCGAACTCCCGCCTTTCCATCAGGATCCTTTTCCCCATGTTCGATTCACGGATGAACGGCTCGACCCGCTGCATGAAATCATAGGAGGGAAAGAACGCGGCCACGTTGCCCGGCGTGGCCTCGCAGGTCTCCACGATCTTGGAGGCCATGGTGCGGAACATGTCGTCCGTGCGCAGATCGTATTTTGACGAGACTCCCTCGACACCGATCACCAGGCGGTTGCCTGGAGGAAATGGGGAGGGGTAACGGCGGCAGGCGCAGCGGTCCGCCAGGCCCAGCACGTCCGCGAACATCTCCGGGGGATGAAGCGTTCCCGACATGAGGAGGGAGCAGCGCACCCGGTCGAAGACCGCGGACGACACAAGAGAAGGCTCGATGAACCGGGTGATGATCCTGGCGGGATGCCGTTCCGCGTACCGGACCGTGGAGTCCCCGAAAGCATGCCAGTTGGCCAGGAATTCGATAAGGTCCTCCACGGAATGGCGGCTGCGGCCGATGAAGTACCGATCCATCTCGTCGGCCGCCTGGGCGCAGTCAATGGAGAACTCCGACATCAGCACATCGTCCAGCGCCATCGTGTCCAGATAGGGGTCTCCCGTAAGCGATGAGATGTCGTCCATGGTCCTTTCCAGAGATTCGAACATGGCACGGAACCGGCGGTTGCCGGTGCTGTTGCAGGCCCGTTGCAACATCTCCCGGGTCAGGACGTGGCTGTGGTTCTCCATGATCCTGGTCGGCAGGTTATGGCCCTCGTCGACCACCATGATCATCTCCTCTGCCTTCCTTCCGGTCCGGTCGATCAGGCTGGTGTTCACATCGCCGAACACCTGGTTGTAGTCGCATACGGCGATGTCCGCCATGGTCAGCGCCTTAATCGCCGCATGATGGGGGCAGGCCCCTACCCTTATGCACATCCGAATGACCTCCTGGACATGGAGCGGGTATTCCAAGAGCTTGTCAGCCGCCTCGTTGATCCTGGCCTCATCCAGGAAGTAGCAGTCCCCCGACGAGAGGCAAGGAACCCCGCCGCCCTTCTTCCGGCACAGACAGGTGTCTTCGCGTGAGATCATGTCCACTGCACTGACCCGGTGTCTCTTCCAGATATGGCGGAGCGTTTCTACCGCCGCGGCGTGTTGGGATTGGCGGGAGGTAAGGAAGAAGACAAAGCCGTCGCTCTCCAGGGATGTCTCCAGAGAAGCGGTCAGGGCCACCGCCGTCTTTCCCAATCCGGTAGGGGCGTGGGCCAGCAGGTTGATCTTGTTCTTCATGCAGGATCGGGCGTCCTCCAGGAACTGGCGCTGCCCTTCCCTGACGATATCGTATGGAAAGAGGTCGGCCGGGACTTCATGGGTGTCGCTCCCAAGGCACTTGGTTTCGGTCATGTACCATTTGAGCGCCTCAGGATGATGCATATCCGTCTGCTAGAGTCAGTCTACCCAAAGGCTGCATCTTCGACCAAGATATGATGGTCGGCTTCCAAATCCATACCTAATGAACAGCGCGAATGGGGCCAGTCGATCCTCTGGATGTTCGATGCGGTCCACCAGCGGAGCGGATTCTGGAAAGACTTTAACGTTGAGAGGCTGTTCACACCTCGTGGATTATATCCCGACCGAATGCGGAGCCCTCGACGCGATGCTTGGCGGGGGCATCGAGACCAGTTGCATCACCCTGCTCTATGGTGAGGCCGGTACCGGGAAGACGAACCTTTGCCTGGTGATGGCCAGGAACGTGGCCAGGACGGGCAAGAAGGTCATCTATGTGGACTCCGAGGGCGTTTCGGTGGAAAGGCTGCGCCAGATATCCGGGAAGGATTATGAGGAGGTCACCAGGAACGTTCTGTTCTCGGAGGTGCATTCGTTCCCCGAGCAGGAGACGATGGTGGACAAGGCCATCAAACTGGCGGAAGGAAATCCGGACTTCGGACTGATCGTCATCGATTCCATGACCATGTACTACCGGCTCACCTCCCGGGAGGAGGAGCGGAGCGAGAGAAGGTCCATCGCCGGCATGAGCGCACGACTGCTGACGCTCGCCAGGAAGAGAGGCTTGCCCGTGCTGATCACTTCCCAGGTGTACACCGATATCGATAAGGGCACATCCGAGGCATTGGGGGGAAACGTGCTGATGCACAACTCCAAGACCATCGTGAAACTTGAACGGATCGGAACCGGCCGGCGCCGGGCTATCGTCATGAAGCACCGTCATCTGGCAGAAGGAAGGTCGGGGGAGTTCGCCCTGGTCGATTGGGGAATCACCTGTTGATCACGGCCTCAAGATCGGTTTTGGGGAAAGGGTTTCAGGCGTCGCGTCCGACCGCGAAGTCCACGAGTGCCGCAAGGACGTCCTTCTCCCGGCTGGGCTTGAGGCAATCCAGTTTCTGTTTGGCCTCCTTGGCGTAGCGCAGAGCCTCCGACCGTGCATATTCGATGGACCCGGTCTTTTCCAGGATCCCGATGGCCTTGTTTACCTGGGCGTCCGTCGCCCTCTCGTTTCCCAGGGCCTCCAGGAGCGTCGCCTTGTCCTTGGACCCATCCTTAAGGTGTTCCATGGCATGGACGATGATCAGCGTTCTCTTGCCGTTCCTGATGTCGGAGCCTACCGGCTTTCCGGTCTTCTTCGTGTCGCCCTTGATGCCGAGCACATCATCCCACATCTGGAACCCGATGCCCATCCGCCGGGCGTACTCCTTCATGTCCTTGACCTGCCTCTTGGTCCCTCCGCCGATGATCGCCCCGCCCTCGGCGGCACAGGCGAACAGGACGGCGGTCTTCTTCTCCACCATCTCCACGTACTCGTCGATCTTGACGGTGTCCGTGCCCTCGAAATCCACGTCCATCTGTTGGCCTTCGGCGATCAGGTAGACGGTCTCGGAGACGGAATGGAAGATGGTGCGAAGGTCCTCCAGGCCCACATCGGTCTCGGCCAGTACCTCATAGGCGATGGCGAAAAGCGCGTCCCCGGCAATGATGGCGGTGGGCATGTCGAACAGCACGTGCACCGCCGGCCTTCCCCGTCTGACCGGGTCCTGATCGATGACATCATCGTGCACCAGGGTGAAGTTGTGGATTATCTCCAGGGAGCAGCCGAACGGCATGGCCTTGCTGCCCTGCTTCCCCACGGCATCGGCGACAAGGATGGCCATCACCGGACGCATCCGCTTTCCGCCCGCCTCCGGGTAGTGCTTCATGGCCTTCCTCAGCTTCTCATGCTTCCCGACGTCCAGATAGGCCATCAGGCTTTTGTCCACATCCTTTGCGATGGTGATCATTTCCTTAGGGAATTCCATTTCATAACCCCTCCTCGTCCTTCTGGGTGATCCACTCGGCGGTCTTGCCGGTCACGATGCAATCCTTTGAAGACAGTGATGCCACATCAGCTGAGCCTGTCAAGAACATTGTGGCCCTCAGCTCCTCTCGGATAAGGATCAGCTTGTCCTCCACGGCCTTCGAAGAGATCATGGCCTCCTTGAGCACCCCGCGGGCTATACCGCCGCATCTCGCGCCCAGCGCCAGCGCCTTAGCCACCTGAAGTCCGTCCTCTATCCCTCCGCTGGCAATGATGGGCAGACCGACGTTCGCCTCGAGCACCGAGGCCGGCGCGGGTATGCCCCAATCGGAGAACAATCTCCCAATGGCTGCGCAATGGGCATATCCAGCCCTTTCCGCCCGGAAACGCTCCACGGCGGAGAAGCTCGTCCCGCCCGCTCCTGAGATGTCCATGCCGATTATCCCGCTGCCCTTGAGCCTTACCGCCACCTCATGCGATATTCCCGCACCGGTCTCCTTGGCTATCGAGGGCACTTCCCTTGCCACCGCCCTGATCGCATCCAGGCATCCCTTGGAGTTGGTATCTCCCTCGGGCTGCGCGATCTCCTGAAGGAAGTTCAGGTGGATCGCCATGACATCGGCATCGATCATATCCATGGCCTGTTTGACCTGGTCCAGCGTGAATGCCTTTTTTCGCTTCTGCTTGATGAGCTGCGGCGCCCCGACATTTCCGATCATCAGCGGAACATCGTAATCCTTAAGGACGGTGTACGAGGCATCGGCGCCATTCTCCACCGCCGCTCTCTCGGAACCCACCCCCA is a genomic window of Methanomassiliicoccales archaeon containing:
- the rdgB gene encoding RdgB/HAM1 family non-canonical purine NTP pyrophosphatase, translating into MREMAIVTSNKGKMQEFKAGLEPLGFKVTQLDVECDEIQTDTLEEVVKSCVAQVELMGKTDFILDDSGLFLHNYDGFPGVYSSYAFKTIGSKGIIKLLDREPERGAHFECVIGCSIQDVGRIFVKGACQGWIDYTERGKGGFGFDPVFVPDGSTKTFAEMDMDEKNKISHRGIAINKLVEQLKWRMGDNK
- a CDS encoding transglutaminase domain-containing protein — encoded protein: MRRLVIIAITMVVIIALVMAGSFILFMNPRTPNGFEVSSLRAPTIVIESPVERVHHTGSNGNSPVNLGLNWTITPIYAGYGGVIDITAMNYESTQVYVYAVGLSWKGTSIETWRNVSVTISGYQHASLGMLFFKAPANITGGYYSIKLKAEVKVSGGIGWNDIGAYKITEDRYAEIVKPLTYLDHTTATNTPVYYSKVNKRIDMGATQTIVSNILTNNSNIYSIQAVADAFDWVRDHIVYTNDPNDYWQSATETLSWRTGDCEDYAILLASMIDQMGGNARVNIIDGHAFATVFVGSDASVIGNVTEAISSHYQTDVPVHFLNDTTGYWMVIDPTGFPYAGGLATLSGPVLYNANHNWSFDSSTWLSQVDATGSTEDTGLFPFQTKL
- a CDS encoding KEOPS complex kinase/ATPase Bud32 gives rise to the protein MEVIRRGAEAVIARDVWMGRKVIIKSRVTKGYRHPDLDASIKVSRTKNEARLIQDARRNGVPTPIIYDIDLKNGKIVMEEIEGERVKDVLDSADEGTCSEVCKEIGRLVALLHKASLTHGDLTTSNMILRDGKIWFIDLSLGTRNAMIEEMGVDLHLLHEAFQSAHSKILPMYDVILDSYHSNFERGNEVLKKIKEIEDRGRYT
- the fni gene encoding type 2 isopentenyl-diphosphate Delta-isomerase, which codes for MKQIEKRKSDHIEIALEEQVCCGYRYWDDVRMTHCALPEVDMSEIDTSCKLFGKKLSFPLIVTAITGGYSKAERINKNLAEACQELQIGMGVGSERAAVENGADASYTVLKDYDVPLMIGNVGAPQLIKQKRKKAFTLDQVKQAMDMIDADVMAIHLNFLQEIAQPEGDTNSKGCLDAIRAVAREVPSIAKETGAGISHEVAVRLKGSGIIGMDISGAGGTSFSAVERFRAERAGYAHCAAIGRLFSDWGIPAPASVLEANVGLPIIASGGIEDGLQVAKALALGARCGGIARGVLKEAMISSKAVEDKLILIREELRATMFLTGSADVASLSSKDCIVTGKTAEWITQKDEEGL
- a CDS encoding site-specific integrase — encoded protein: MTGSVISYACPRNIGIRFATGVRPSELRLAHYEDLKLRKMTLYVRHPKGEGNWASPQDVEIIRADMIPFIEQYLRERKEWIKSHGLTQATPLFPSLGERGDALGFYSANGFRLIKKKIEVISGVEFKLKDFRSTLTSITVNGDLSRLPAMSAQLRHASVATTQKSYFAMERGVAGKQLRDAWKEHPIASSIKHEKAVIDQNRHLPGYG
- a CDS encoding ATP-dependent DNA helicase, whose translation is MTETKCLGSDTHEVPADLFPYDIVREGQRQFLEDARSCMKNKINLLAHAPTGLGKTAVALTASLETSLESDGFVFFLTSRQSQHAAAVETLRHIWKRHRVSAVDMISREDTCLCRKKGGGVPCLSSGDCYFLDEARINEAADKLLEYPLHVQEVIRMCIRVGACPHHAAIKALTMADIAVCDYNQVFGDVNTSLIDRTGRKAEEMIMVVDEGHNLPTRIMENHSHVLTREMLQRACNSTGNRRFRAMFESLERTMDDISSLTGDPYLDTMALDDVLMSEFSIDCAQAADEMDRYFIGRSRHSVEDLIEFLANWHAFGDSTVRYAERHPARIITRFIEPSLVSSAVFDRVRCSLLMSGTLHPPEMFADVLGLADRCACRRYPSPFPPGNRLVIGVEGVSSKYDLRTDDMFRTMASKIVETCEATPGNVAAFFPSYDFMQRVEPFIRESNMGKRILMERREFGKNEKEAMISDLRRDRNALLMATIGGSFAEGVNFNDNLLSSIVVAGFPFSPPTMEGEVMKSRYEKRYGARKAILYVSTYPAVSRVLQAAGRAIRSEFDRAAMVLLDERYLMPSMQTAFPEDFHIEKVRDLGATLHRFHANEGGSEEGNLPTTAKEREAVKPIGAGDAGP
- a CDS encoding polyprenyl synthetase family protein, coding for MEFPKEMITIAKDVDKSLMAYLDVGKHEKLRKAMKHYPEAGGKRMRPVMAILVADAVGKQGSKAMPFGCSLEIIHNFTLVHDDVIDQDPVRRGRPAVHVLFDMPTAIIAGDALFAIAYEVLAETDVGLEDLRTIFHSVSETVYLIAEGQQMDVDFEGTDTVKIDEYVEMVEKKTAVLFACAAEGGAIIGGGTKRQVKDMKEYARRMGIGFQMWDDVLGIKGDTKKTGKPVGSDIRNGKRTLIIVHAMEHLKDGSKDKATLLEALGNERATDAQVNKAIGILEKTGSIEYARSEALRYAKEAKQKLDCLKPSREKDVLAALVDFAVGRDA
- the radB gene encoding DNA repair and recombination protein RadB, translated to MDYIPTECGALDAMLGGGIETSCITLLYGEAGTGKTNLCLVMARNVARTGKKVIYVDSEGVSVERLRQISGKDYEEVTRNVLFSEVHSFPEQETMVDKAIKLAEGNPDFGLIVIDSMTMYYRLTSREEERSERRSIAGMSARLLTLARKRGLPVLITSQVYTDIDKGTSEALGGNVLMHNSKTIVKLERIGTGRRRAIVMKHRHLAEGRSGEFALVDWGITC
- a CDS encoding NAD-dependent epimerase/dehydratase family protein, giving the protein MMRLEGRRIFVTGCAGFIGSHMVDALLRNGNEVVGVDNLSAGKMEFLTEAQRSDRFRFVKLDLLKNDIAPAMEGCDAVFHFAANPDVRQGPSNTRTHFEQNIEATFRVLEAMKELKVKNIAFPSTSTIYGEATQIPTREDYGPLVPISIYGASKLACEALISSYAYTFDMEAVIYRFANVVGSRSTHNVLHDFIHKLEKDSSRLEILGVEPGTNKSYVHVSDCVDGMLTGAKKATSKVEIYNIGSEDTLDVKGIADSVVNGMKLGNVRYDWTGGVQGGRGWIGDVKLMRLDVEHLKSKGWSPRFNSSQSIHKAVLEILTSKHL
- a CDS encoding FKBP-type peptidyl-prolyl cis-trans isomerase, producing the protein MNCYTPASSGTTNGISWISPATTTTWTLYQNGDKLTGSGTYVAAGITYSYTFDLVVAERYHTVVNGNTVKVDYVGKLPDGRVFDTSLASVANDASVPKSLSFVLRSNSSYSPLSFTVGSGSLIAGFNNAVIGMKIGETKTVTIPPSEAYGNLVLSKVTNFNLTETKNVYENMSFSQFITKYSVTAVAGMTVTDPVYKWPVKVLLANSDADIVRIQNSPVQGQSYLIYSNTAQKATGWNITVTSVNPSISFAGQIVLVHDITDLDAGRILGVDLKGTAFILDNVNISAGTASRNTNSELVGKTLTFTIILDKILGLIETSPQGLIAVPGDSHVLLYWTKPYTDAGSNINIDYYVVYQNGTVLSGNAKGLFMNVTNLTNGMTYYFAVAAHNSNGIGLRSEQVFSTPNKIPTAPSGLTFASSKSSMNLNWGGVSLSTSYNIYRGNSSDSMILIGHCALTGYNDPTVRPGSTYYYSVSAINSAGEGPRSEALKGTTLTTLKGTIVNAYGLPLSGITVTLENGTSTQTNITGGYEFAVSPGTHELTISGSGIQTMKVPVNAQNQGSTIGPITTSADTNMSTLSTMALVVIAVSVIIIAIVVIAMYARRRGK